A window from Peromyscus eremicus chromosome 1, PerEre_H2_v1, whole genome shotgun sequence encodes these proteins:
- the LOC131926339 gene encoding olfactory receptor 6Z7-like, translating to METSLELTNMTRVQQFVLLGFPTRLGIRDTLFVIFLTLYLLTLLENTLIIYLICSHSELHKPMYFFLGNLSCLEMCYVSATMPTLLVGLWTGPYHISFVTCMTQLFFFVSLICTECTLLASMAYDRYVAICRPLHYPLLMRPQVCLGLALSSWFGGLVVSAIKTKCIASLTYCGPNVLNQFFCDVSPLLNLSCTHVALTELVDFISAIVIFCGTLLVSLASYSAIGMAVLRMPSAAARRKAFSTCASHLVVVGIFYSAALFIYCRPSRIKSMDLNKVLSVIYTVVTPLCNPIIYCLRNKEVHTVLRKTLHWP from the coding sequence ATGGAGACCTCACTGGAGTTGACCAACATGACCAGAGTCCAGCAATTTGTATTGTTGGGCTTTCCCACAAGGCTGGGGATAAGGGATACCCTGTTTGTCATCTTCCTGACTCTCTACCTGTTGACGCTCCTGGAGAACACACTTATCATCTACCTCATCTGCAGTCACAGCGAGCTCCACAagcccatgtacttcttcctgggCAACCTCAGCTGCCTGGAGATGTGCTATGTGtcagccaccatgcccacccTACTCGTGGGGCTGTGGACGGGACCCTACCATATTTCCTTTGTAACTTGCATGACCCagcttttcttctttgtctctctcatctGCACAGAGTGCACCCTCTTGGCCTCCATGGcttatgaccgctatgtggccatctgccgCCCACTGCACTACCCACTGCTCATGAGGCCACAAGTATGCCTGGGCTTAGCCTTGTCTTCATGGTTTGGTGGGCTGGTGGTCTCAGCAATAAAGACAAAATGCATTGCAAGCCTGACCTACTGTGGCCCCAATGTCCTCAACCAATTTTTCTGTGATGTCTCCCCTCTGCTCAACTTGTCCTGCACCCACGTGGCCCTCACAGAGCTGGTAGACTTCATCTCGGCCATCGTCATCTTCTGCGGAACGCTCCTGGTGTCCTTGGCCTCCTATTCAGCCATTGGGATGGCCGTCCTCCGGATGCCATCAGCTGCTGCCCGACGCAAGGCCTTCTCCACCTGCGCCTCCCACCTGGTAGTGGTGGGCATCTTCTACTCAGCGGCTCTCTTCATCTATTGCCGCCCCAGCCGCATCAAGTCCATGGACCTCAACAAGGTGCTGTCTGTCATCTACACGGTGGTCACACCTCTCTGCAACCCTATCATCTACTGTCTGAGAAATAAGGAGGTCCACACTGTGCTGAGAAAGACTCTCCATTGGCCTTGA
- the LOC131926332 gene encoding olfactory receptor 6Z7, translated as MERSLELANMTRVQQFILLGLSTRLDIRDALFAVFLTLYLLMLLENTLIIYLICSHSELHKPMYFFLGNLSCLEMCYVSVTMPSLLMGLWNGIYHISFIACMTQLFFFIVLVGTECILLASMAYDRYVAICRPLHYPLLMRPQVCLGLAMTSWLGGLLVSMVKTTCIATLSYCGPNVLNHFFCDVSPLLNLSCTHVALTELVDFISAIVILWGCFLMTMASYVAIGRTVLAMPSTTARYKAFSTCASHLVVVGIFYSVTIFIYARPKRIEAMDLNKMLSVIYTVVTPMCNPVIYCLRNKEVQVAFYRTMHWS; from the coding sequence ATGGAGAGGTCCCTGGAGTTGGCCAACATGACTAGGGTTCAGCAGTTCATCTTGCTGGGATTGTCCACTAGGTTGGACATAAGAGATGCTCTATTTGCTGTCTTCCTGACTCTCTACCTGCTGATGCTCCTGGAGAACACACTCATCATCTACCTCATCTGCAGTCACAGTGAGCTCCACAagcccatgtacttcttcctgggCAATCTCAGCTGCCTGGAGATGTGCTATGTGtcagtcaccatgcccagcttgctcATGGGTCTGTGGAATGGAATCTATCATATTTCCTTCATAGCCTGTATGACCCAACTCTTCTTCTTCATTGTCCTTGTAGGCACAGAGTGTATCCTTCTAGCTTCTATGGcttatgaccgctatgtggccatctgccgCCCATTACACTACCCACTACTCATGAGGCCCCAGGTCTGTCTGGGCTTGGCCATGACTTCATGGCTGGGTGGGCTACTGGTCTCTATGGTCAAGACCACATGCATTGCCACCCTGTCCTACTGTGGCCCCAATGTCCTCAAccatttcttctgtgatgtttccccATTACTCAACTTGTCATGTACCCATGTTGCCCTCACAGAACTGGTAGACTTCATCTCAGCTATTGTCATCCTCTGGGGCTGCTTCCTCATGACTATGGCCTCCTATGTGGCCATTGGTAGGACAGTTCTGGCCATGCCTTCTACCACTGCCCGCTACAAGGCCTTCTCTACATGTGCCTCCCACCTGGTAGTAGTAGGCATTTTCTACTCTGTCACTATCTTCATCTATGCCCGTCCTAAACGAATAGAAGCCATGGATCTCAACAAGATGCTATCTGTCATCTACACAGTGGTCACCCCCATGTGCAACCCAGTCATCTACTGTCTGAGGAACAAGGAGGTCCAAGTAGCTTTCTACAGAACCATGCACTGGTCCTGA